One Nitrospinota bacterium genomic region harbors:
- a CDS encoding metal-dependent hydrolase, whose protein sequence is MKVTYLGHSAFLVEGGGARIVIDPFLTGQGNAPVQPVNLKVSHIIVTHAHGDHIGDAVEIAKTNDATIIANHEVGNLCSAKGCKTHTMHIGGSHDFDFGKVKLTIAHHGSSHVTADGIQCGGVPCGILLTIDGKTLYHSGDTGLFLDMKLIGEMNSIDLALLPIGDNFTMGIDDAVKAVEFLNPKLAVPMHYNTFPVIEADPNEFVKKVKGVGKKAKVVGYGESIEV, encoded by the coding sequence TTGAAAGTGACATATCTGGGGCATAGCGCATTCCTGGTCGAAGGTGGCGGAGCAAGGATCGTAATTGATCCGTTTCTTACCGGTCAGGGTAACGCTCCGGTACAACCGGTCAACCTGAAGGTTTCCCACATAATAGTGACACATGCTCACGGCGACCATATTGGCGACGCTGTGGAGATAGCGAAAACGAACGACGCGACGATCATCGCCAATCACGAGGTCGGCAATCTTTGCAGTGCGAAGGGGTGCAAGACGCATACGATGCATATCGGCGGGAGCCATGATTTTGATTTTGGAAAGGTGAAGCTCACGATAGCCCATCACGGATCGAGCCATGTCACCGCGGATGGCATCCAGTGCGGCGGGGTTCCGTGCGGGATACTGCTGACGATAGACGGCAAGACGCTTTATCACTCCGGGGATACCGGGCTGTTCCTTGACATGAAACTCATAGGCGAGATGAACAGTATCGATCTGGCGCTTCTCCCGATAGGGGACAATTTCACGATGGGGATAGACGACGCCGTAAAGGCGGTAGAGTTTCTTAATCCGAAGCTGGCTGTGCCGATGCACTACAACACGTTTCCGGTAATAGAGGCCGATCCGAACGAGTTCGTTAAAAAAGTGAAGGGCGTCGGAAAGAAGGCAAAGGTTGTCGGATACGGGGAGTCGATAGAGGTTTAA